TCATCTCTCATGCAACGAACCAACAATAATGTTGGAAGATATAGTGTTGTTGATGAGCCCTTTAGTGGATAGTCTAGGGTAGGCCCTCTGTCGAGCATTTGAAACAAGTATCAACCTTACATCTAATTTTCAAGGGCTTCAAATTAAGTTAAAATGGTTGAAGACCTCCTTTGAGCATCTCTAACATAATCCAACACCCGAAGATATTGAGCATCATGCTAGAGTGTACATTCTCTAGTTGACCAAAACTGTGTTAATGCCACAAAAGTCTAGCAAATTAATTCATATCGTGtacctttaattattattaaatttcaaaatatttggtACATACAATTAAAGTTCTATCATTTTAGCATGTCGATACAACATGCTATGCAAGACATGTAAAATCGAGCACAATGAAGTAAATAGTTGCCTTATAATTTTACAATCGTGGAAGTGGTACCAAGTACCATGGATTACACTTATCCCTTCCTAGAATCTTAGTTTCCCCCTTGCCATATGGTAAAAGTAGTTACATATTTTATACAATCTATTACATtctaaatgttttatatttatactaacattatatattttaatagttgGTTTGAGCATTGTGATCATTCAACTTACTATAAGGATGATTTCTTAGCGATACAAGCATTTATTTatggtaaataaaatattttggtaatttgtctTGTTTAGTTTATTtacatttattaatataaacTCATATTACAATTTGTGTGGATGTTTTGTCAAGTGGAAGTGATTGCAATTATACTATTGCCAGAGAAATGTGTGGGCAACTGTATTTTTAATGTGTGTATGCCGTTTTTATTCATTTTGTTGCATTAACTGACATCAATATGATCAAATTTTAGGATGGTTCAAGATAGTCTAAGAAATTTTAGTAGATCTAGAGAACATAGATACCTATCATCCAATAGGTTTGTCTTAAGGTTCGGAGCATAATTGGGCCATTAGGTTTGTTAAGCATGTCGCACATTAGACTAATTGTCTTTAACATGGGTCATAAGTTACATTGATTGAGGATGATAATTTTGTAGCATCTACTATTTATATAAAATGATTTAGGGTTGACCGTAAAACATATCTATATCCGGCGAAATATAATGCTGTATATCAAATTCAATATCCAATTTCACAAATTGTGGAACATAGAAACCCATGTCCAACTTGCCTCAAGAGGCCAATAAGGAGAAGAGAAACTTACAATCCTAGTGCGATATAGGTGTAGAAGTTGGGCAACATGGGCGTGGTTGAGCTTAAGGTAGAGGTGGACATCGAAGCTAAGGTTGAGGTTAAGACTTAAAAGCTAAACCACCAATAATTTGTGTATAGAACTCATGTTTATATTTCTATTGTTTATTTCCAATATCAAAATAAAGACACATCATTATGCGATTGTATTTTGAGTGTGGAATAAAAAAACTTAAGGAACCAAagggggaaaaataaaaaaaaataaaaaactaaaaagaGAGTAAGATgattaattgaaaataaaaataaaaatttgtttacCTTGAGAGAAAATGAATTTCCTGGTAGTTTGCAAAGTCCTGGAATTGATATGAGAAAGCGGTTGATCTGTGAGTTTTTCTCCTCTCTTTCTTGTAATTTTAGTTATTGTTGAATATAAAGTTGGACCAAAATCATTAAAGACGAGAAAAATGAGTACCACTTTCAcatgtttaaaaaaataataataaaattcactttatttggcttatgatttaaaaaaatatcaaaatatattgaTTAAGTTTTAACTCGATTGATATTGATTTTATTGTCAGTGTAGGGGAACATAAGTTTGAGTGCGTTAAAGCGCATCATCCTCCTATTTAAAAGTTGGAGAGAAGCTATGAGTAatcttaaatattattaaaaataaatcgctatgataaaaatttaatataaatttaatgttaaatttatttCCCGGGTCTTACcatcaataataataatttgggaAATTGGTAGTAGCAACGAGCGACAGGTGTTTTGGAAATTGGATTGAGGTGATAAATGTTGGTATTAGGAGTAGGGTAAAATTGAAATTACAGTAAAATTAGGAAAGCTATTTAAATACGTAAAATTGAGAGAAATTAGTTTCTCTTTTCTAAAAATATGTCTTCATTTACCATTTATTTATGTTActcattcaatttttattttggaataatatcaataaaaggaaattagacaaTCCAAAttcaacaataattttattaagaaaatatacatttagtcaaaagaaaaacaaacataatttcacaaatttatATTCAAACTAATTATCTCACTAACAACGTTGAGGCAATAAGTAGTTTTAatcttttcttaaaaaaaaatacatttattttaaaattttgactgTCTTTACGTTTAAATAAATGTTATGAATTAGTTTTAAAATAttgtttaatttcatatttaaaatgtttataaacttttgaattttaaaattcttcttttaatttcttaattttattttattttttagtagATTTAAATAACTTTTATAATGTATTctaaaaaagtttaaattttgataatttatttaaaaatatttttatttaaagttgAATAAGATTTTGGTATAAAATATTGGTAGTAGCTGTACTTATAAAAGCATTCAtcaacaatttattcatttaccaaattaagaaaaaaaattagtgcAGTGAAAAGGTaatgtattaattatatatatttgtaaataaCAGCTCTTTTTGTTGGATATATAAATCACACCTTAACTAGTATTTATAAATATCTCAATTATTTTGCATTTTATAAGAATGTATGAAATTATAAATAGAGAAAAGACTTATTCTATTATTACAAATTtctttaaataattatataatatgaaaatacaaaatatgtatttcttaaaaaaaaaagctaaaattaatggggtttttttaaaaaattgattaaaGAAAGAGTGCGAGTGAAAACGAAATGGAAATAAAAAGGAAAGGAGGAGGTAGGTTCCGTGCACCCAACGCATCTCTCATCGAGACCTTAGCTTCGGATTTAGGTTCGGATGTGGACTTTGCTTAGATAAGAACCACCCTCCCTTCCCTTTTCTATGTTTTATTTCTCGCTCTCGCTCTCTCTGTTTTGCCTCCTCTGCTTCTCACTGAAACGTTAAAACAGACTCATTACTCTTTGAGTTTTCCCctgttgttttctttcaattacTTCAAGCTGGCGATCGATAATCAAGAACCCACTGTCCGTGAAATCAAGCCCAAAAACAGAAGAATCATGGTATCTCCATTCTCAAAAAATCCTAATTTCTTTTTATGTTGGATTCTTGATCTGGGTATTCATTTGAAATGTGTGTTAATGAAATGTTGGTTTTGACAGGGAGCTGGTGGGCCTGATGAAGAAGACAACAGGTGGCCTCCATGGCTGAAACCTTTGTTAAGAGAGCATTTCTTTGTTCAATGCAAGCTTCATGCTGATTCTCACAAGAGCGAATGCAATATGTACTGCTTAGATTGTATGAACGGCGCTCTCTGTTCTTTCTGCTTAGCTTATCACAAGGATCATCGTTACATTCAGGtttggtcatttttcccttcatTTTTGCATTTCCTCTTTTGCTATTCAATTGTCTTCATCTTGGtttgttttttttctctttcGTTTTTGACACTAACTGTTTTacctctttttatttttatttttaaaatttgtgtaatTTCCTTTAATGGGATTCAAGGGGAATCCTATCGTTTCAGTCCTCTTTTTTGTCATTCAGGTTTCCAATTCTGGGATTTGGTTCTTTGTCCTTTCTCGATTGAGTTTGTTTTCAATTTTAATCTAAATCGTATCACTTGATCGACTTGTTTTTTGTTCTGTTTTTCTAAAATGTACTGAAAAGGTTAAAGCTTTAATCTTATTCCAGGGCAGGTGTTTGTACTTTTACACGCCGCCATAttctcctctctctctctctctctctcttatttTTTAGACATTTTCTATACATCCAAGCAGGCATTGACTTAATTTCCAAGGCCATTTCTCTGTTTTTgtgtaaaaagaagaagaagaagctttGGCAGCAACTTCAGGAAATTCCCCAGTTTTGTCCTCCGTTTGTAACAGCAAAGCCAAATGTTTTTATTGTGAAACAAGTGTTATCGGATTTTGCATTGCTTGACAGATAAAACTCACGAAATTCTCGCGGGATTGTCTGTTAGAGGTCATTCATTACCGACCCCCCCCCCAAAACAAAAACACAACCCAAATTTTAATTTGGAGTTACTAATGTGAAATTGCTATGTTTCGGACAGATTAGGAGGTCTTCATACCATGATGTGATAAGGGTATCTGAGATACAGAAATACCTGGACATATCTGGAATCCAGACTTATGTTATCAACAGTGCTAAGGTTGTTTTCATCAATGAGAGGCCTCAGCCAAGGCCTGGAAAAGGTGTCACCAATACCTGTGAGGTCTGTGACCGTAGCCTTGTCGACTCATTTCGCTTCTGCTCTCTTGGTTGCAAGGTATATATCATTTCTTCATTTATTTGTTGTTATAAAATTAGTTTTTTTGGTAGTCAATGGTGCTGTTTGGTagctggaaaaaaaaaaaaaggagtttTTTTCCAATCAAAACCTAAATGGTCAAAATTAGCTTAATTTCTTTTTGGTGAATTTAtgactcttcttttcttttttccaagCAAAATGTGTTTTTGGTCAGCTATACCTTTTGcacatttatgtttgaaatgataaattaaaatttgtttGACTTGTATGAAATTCCAGATTGTTGGCACATCCAAGAATTTCCAGAAGAAGAAGAGACACTTAGCCATGGCCTCAGATTCTGAGGATTCATACAGCAGCAGCAGTAGCCATGGAAAGCTTatgaacaacaacaacaaaatgcGAAGCTTTAGTCCTTCGACACCGCCTCCAACTTCAGTGAATTCCCGAACTGCGAAACGAAGAAAAGGGATTCCCCATCGATCCCCAATGGGAGGTCTAATCATAGAATATTAACCATAGCCCATATACAAAAGATATATATTTACCCTACTATGTTACCCCACAGATACAAAAGGAAACGTGTGAGAATGTGCAACCTCTTTTCCGCGAAAAGTGCCGGCATTTATCACACTCCCCCTGCCTTTCTCTACTGTTGTGTATATAGATTATAGAAGCAGCAAAAGCTAAGATGTGGAAAAACAagccccccccccaaaaaaatgtTTCAAGTACTTGAGTGCTATTCTCTGTttctagttttattattaatagGGTGGGGGTCCTTCTTAGAATGGGATTGATTATACACAAGTTTTTGTCAAATAGTAATGGCCAATGAAAGATGTAAATAGGGCATTAGGAGTAGTGAAGCCATTATGTGATATTGGAATGCACTGTAGTCCTTTGTTATAGGaagaagatgatgagaaaaaggTGATGTTTATactataaattgaatgaaatataaGTAGATTTTACTGTGTGTTGTATGATGAATTAGTTTCTTTCTTTTGAACAAAATGAGTATGAGTAGGTAAAGAAATGGTGTGGAGAAGTAGCACGTGCGAGAGAGGGAAGTGGGAATATTTGGGGTTGTCAAGTGAGGCACGTGTCGAAAGTACAACGGTGGCTGGGTTTGGATGTTTTATTCTTGGAATCATCAAAAGAAAGGGTGGCCTTTGCGTTTCTTTTATTGATGTGTCAGAAAGGCAGTTTGGTTTTGATTTCTTAGCCAAGTGGGTTTTTCTTAATGCAGTTGTGGGCCCTCATTCCGTCTTCACCCTTGGATCATGTAACTGCCCTTCCATTTTGATTATCATCAGCTCTGAAAGCAGCATGAATTAAGGTCGGGTCGGGTGAGCGCTAAGTCACAAACTGAGTTTTTGGTGAGCAATTAGCACCGGCCAACTTTTATGGAAGAGCAGGCATACGTGGCATTTGCCTTTGAAACATATAGTCAAAAGTAACTTTGTCTTTAAACCGTCCAAGACAATTCACAAAAACGGAGTGATTATGTAACTACATCAACTCTACTTGACTTCTTATTATGTTATgcttttatgttttctttttatttttacctAATAATTACTTCAATAATGTGGTCATCACAATCAATACAACTCCATATTTCCACTCTCCCCAATTGTTATCCAAACAAATACCGCAAACTTAGTAAAaaatgctgttttttttttttaatgagtgATTTaggtatttttttatattatttaagtaaataaatcTTTTTTTTCAAGGGGAAATAAATCGTTTTTTAAGTCAAAAACtaacatgaaaaaaaaaagaaaaaaccttccAATAAAAAGCACTTTTTAAAAATTACTTTCATTTGAAGTTACATGCTTGCATTTTCAAACTCCGAATCCCAAGTTTGAATTCCTTCTAATGTTTATTTAGTTTTTCCTACTGAATGTTGCATTAAgctcttttaaaaaaattaattaatatttttaattaacaaataagttattttcaaaattttaattaacaaacatgttattttattttatttttaattgataatttctttatttatatagacaataataaatatgtaattatttaataaaataatttttatatatattattatgttaaatatattttatttttaaaaaacatcaactaattttttgatatatttttctttatatgtaatttttatgtcaaatatttattttttcacGAATATGTGGGTATAATAAATTCtaatataaaaatcaattaatcatttcaaatatcattatttttaataaacaTAATTTTTGTATGTTATATTTTTTACCTACTTTGTGAGTATTGTAGATTCTaacattataaaatcaaataattatttcaaatatcactattatttatatatatataatatttcaaaaattgtttcaaatattattatttttatatgtgaaatatttcaaataattattagaaatatcaatATATTTTCACCTACATGGTAGGTATGGTAAattctaatattataaaaataattattttaaatatcattgtttttatatgtaaaatatttcaaataacaatttaaaatacaaatacaaaaatatataatactaaaatttgtCACACCCATGATATGGATGGAAAAATAAAgttcacatataaaaattatatttactaaaactaaatatatttaaaatgattagttaattttatatgttagatttACCATACCCACCATGCAGGTGAAATAagtattttataatattagaattTATCATACTTACAATGTACgtgagaaaaataaatatttgacgtataaaattatatataaagtaaatataaaaaattagttgatgttttaaaataaattatatttttcatttattattttgtttatataaataaagaatttaataattaaaaataaataaaaacttaaaataattaagattttaaaataacttgtttgttaatttaaaaatagttaaaaaattaaaaattgaagcaACATTCATTAAAAAaacaactaaataaaaataagagaGGATTTTAATTGGGGAGTCGAAAATAGAAAATGCAGGCAGATCAAAAGAATTAGATTGTAAAGTATTTTTATGGAATAATATAGAAAAATGAATTAAATCActaatttgttttttttaaaaaaaaaaaagacattttTCACTAATTTTACCGACAAATACAGTATTTAGAAGTGGTTTTAAACAGCCCGTCGATTTTTCCCCTTTGGTTCTGGTTGATTCCACCTTTTCACTTTCctggaaggaaaaagtaaattcATTAAAAAAGTAAATGAATGAAACATGTGCAAAATATGTTTGATGTTTTTTTCTCTTATTCAAATAAAGAAATTATCTCTATCTTCTATTTCTCTCTTTTGTTCTTATACTTTGGAAAACAATGATTGATATTTCCTAAAGCATCTGATTTAAATATAAACTAATTTTAAACCCAACATAATATATCTTAATATTaactttatataaaaaataaaaatttgtatgtAAATAGGATACTTCAATtatattaacattttaaatttaatttttcataataaaaatttaaaaactttttagaattattaataaaaacatttaaaaatatcgaaacaatattttatttattattcaagcctcaatttggttattaacatacTACATTATCATTTAACGGAGATAATAGatgaatgactaaaatataataatttaataatattaatggcTATTACGTTAGTTTTAAAAGTTGAgtgattataatataattttaaataacatCTAAGTACTCTTAATGTAgtttactttaaattttaaacatttagtATTAGGGTTTCAATCAAGATTTAGTttgtttatataaaattttttatcaaataattttataattgagaGTACATTCAACATATTGTGTCTATAATCTCAATATAAATTAAGATAATATGATCTTGCATTTACCGTTTACGTATGCCTTAAATCATATTTTATCTAAAATCCAACAAATCATAAATGTATTAGTTAAAGTTGTTTCAAAGTGCTTACGTTGTAAGATTGAAGAATATCTCGACATGTTTTGAGTGATGGCCTTAAGGAATTCCATGGGAACCGTCCACGTATCAATCATTGTGTTCCACTCTCCCACTTCAAAATTCAATATTTGGCAcactatatctttttatattttcttttagtaaatttatattttggccaACTTTAAAAAGATACAAAATGGTCATTAgaccatttgaaaatttttatttaagttattgaattattcgagtccttttatttaaataattaagttGTTAAGTTTTGCATTAAAAAAGTTAGGCTAGCAAGCTccaaacataaatttaaaaatagatacAGTGCATCAGTACCCATTAATGAGTAGAAGAACATATCTTAGATTTAAGTTGATTTGATGGTCAATACGAGAGATCAAAGAAGAAAATTACTTGGATTTTTTATCGCAAATTTAGTACATTCAAAATTGTTcaacaaaaagaactaaattgtagaaGAGAAACGGAAGAAAATCTTTTTATTGGTGTAGGCGATACGAACAAAAAAGGCCAGACAACCACAATTTTAACAGTCTAGTGACTTAaaagaaaacttttgaatagttcactaccattttgtaactttttaaagttaaatgaCCTTAAACATTATTAATGAATAGTCAACCTAACTCTAACAGTTAGGTAGTTAGCAATTAGTTTGTTAAGAAGTAGTTAGTAGGTTAATAACAGTTAGCAAAGTTGTTTAAATACGTGTGcatggtttcttttattttcatgATGGTTTAATAGAACTTTTGTGATATTTCTCTTCATGGTATCAGGGTTGTTCAAGGTTTTGTTTCTGATTTTTTTTCTACAAGATTGTTGATTGTCATGGTACCTGAGGTGGTTGAAGAAAGTCACTCCAATGTTGGTGATGAACATATAAATCTTCCTTGTCAAGATTCAAGTCTATTCACTTCTGTTGGTAGACATTTTCAGTAGTTTCCTAAACACAATACAATAAAGCTTGGCGAGCATAATTTTCTTTTATGGAAGCACTAAATTATGTTGATTCTTGAAGGATACAATGTGTATGGGTTTGTTTTGGGCACTGTTAGTGTACCAACATAATTTATTGTGGATAAAGATAAAATATTAGTAGAAAATTCTTATTATGTTTAACATGTGCAACAAGATCAAGTATTAGTTTTTTCATTACTTTCAACTATTAGTGATGAAATTCTAGTCTATCTTATTAATGTTCTTACCAGTTATGATGTGTGGGCAACTATTGAAAAGAAGGTTGCAACTAAGTCCACTGTAAAACTCTCCAGCATGCGATATGCATTGCATTCATAGAAAAAAGGTCATTTGTCTGTTAAAGAATATTTGTCTAAGATCAAGTCCATGTATGATATGTTGGTTGCAACGAGTTGTTTGATTTCAGATCAAGAAATGGTTAGCATAATTCTTGTAGGGTTGCTAGTTGAGTATGAGTTAATACAAGTAGTAGCTTCAACTATTGTTGTGTTGTTTGATCTGTTGTCTGAGATGCTTCTTGATTGTAAAGCTTGGCAAGTTTAGTTCTTGAATAGTGTTCCCATATAAGCTAACGTAGCTAGTAAACAAGATTATCATGAAGGTGATCGGACCAATGGTTCTAATTATAATAGTGGCTATCAAAGGAAAAACGGGAATATAGAGGTGGCTTTTAACGTAATAGAGGTTTCCATCAAGGTAGAGGTTGTGGGGATCGTTTTTCATCATTTTTCAAACAATCAAGCCCAATGCTAGTTGTGTGGTAAAGTTGGACATATTGTCCAAAAGTGTTATTACCATTTTAATGAAAGTTTTGCAAGTGTTTCTAATTAAGATCATTCAATGATAGtgaatcatcatcaactttttgcTCCAAGACAAACCACG
Above is a genomic segment from Gossypium arboreum isolate Shixiya-1 chromosome 8, ASM2569848v2, whole genome shotgun sequence containing:
- the LOC108467513 gene encoding protein RGF1 INDUCIBLE TRANSCRIPTION FACTOR 1-like, producing MGAGGPDEEDNRWPPWLKPLLREHFFVQCKLHADSHKSECNMYCLDCMNGALCSFCLAYHKDHRYIQIRRSSYHDVIRVSEIQKYLDISGIQTYVINSAKVVFINERPQPRPGKGVTNTCEVCDRSLVDSFRFCSLGCKIVGTSKNFQKKKRHLAMASDSEDSYSSSSSHGKLMNNNNKMRSFSPSTPPPTSVNSRTAKRRKGIPHRSPMGGLIIEY